A genomic segment from Pseudomonadota bacterium encodes:
- the galE gene encoding UDP-glucose 4-epimerase GalE, whose translation MKIFVTGGAGYIGSHIVKALGLLGHDILVYDNLSTGHPWAVLYGKLVQGDLADQKYLEKTLNDFQPEAVIHFAASIQVEESVRIPLLYYQNNVANSLNLLQAMISCGITQLVYSSTAAVYGIPETIPVAETAPLCPINPYGASKVMVEGILQDLAKSGSFRYIALRYFNVAGADPEGRIGQAYAKATHLITRALKTAKGEYEKLYIFGTDYPTSDGTCIRDYIHVNDLADAHIRALEYLMAGKGSDIMNCGYGHGFSVKEVVATAKRVTGIDFPVLETGRRAGDPPALIANSDRLRNKTGWLPSHDDLDFIIRTAWEWERKFKSEAAVS comes from the coding sequence ATGAAAATCTTTGTCACGGGCGGTGCCGGATATATCGGCAGCCATATTGTTAAGGCACTGGGTTTGCTGGGGCATGATATCCTGGTATATGATAACTTAAGCACAGGGCATCCCTGGGCCGTCCTTTACGGTAAACTTGTGCAGGGGGATCTTGCCGATCAGAAATATCTTGAAAAGACCTTAAATGATTTCCAGCCTGAGGCAGTTATCCATTTCGCTGCATCCATACAGGTGGAAGAATCTGTGCGTATACCATTACTATACTACCAGAATAACGTTGCTAATAGTCTGAATCTCCTTCAGGCTATGATTAGTTGCGGTATTACGCAACTGGTCTATTCCTCAACTGCCGCTGTTTATGGCATTCCGGAAACAATCCCAGTTGCAGAGACGGCTCCGTTGTGTCCCATCAATCCATATGGGGCGTCCAAGGTCATGGTGGAAGGTATCCTTCAGGATCTGGCGAAGTCGGGATCTTTTCGCTACATTGCCCTGCGATACTTTAACGTTGCCGGTGCAGATCCCGAAGGCCGCATAGGCCAGGCATATGCGAAAGCAACACATCTTATCACCCGGGCTTTAAAGACTGCCAAGGGAGAATACGAAAAGCTCTACATCTTTGGTACTGATTACCCTACGTCGGACGGAACCTGTATCAGGGATTATATCCATGTTAACGACCTTGCGGATGCACACATCAGGGCATTGGAATATCTCATGGCCGGAAAGGGATCTGATATCATGAATTGTGGTTATGGACACGGTTTCTCCGTAAAGGAAGTAGTGGCAACTGCCAAACGAGTTACCGGGATCGATTTCCCCGTACTTGAGACCGGTCGTCGTGCCGGAGATCCCCCAGCCCTCATTGCCAACAGCGACCGCCTCAGAAATAAAACAGGCTGGTTACCCAGCCATGATGATTTGGACTTTATTATCCGCACGGCCTGGGAATGGGAGCGTAAATTCAAATCGGAAGCTGCGGTATCCTGA
- a CDS encoding CopG family transcriptional regulator, whose translation MAQKKIAKSAKEFDSRFETGEDIYDLIDMTTAKILRPGKKVRITLDMSEDLVKEIDRIRMSIGVDRAALIKIWLHERVKEEKHSSAQ comes from the coding sequence ATGGCTCAAAAAAAGATAGCTAAGAGTGCAAAGGAGTTTGACAGCAGGTTTGAGACTGGTGAGGATATATATGATTTGATAGATATGACTACAGCCAAAATATTGAGGCCCGGCAAAAAGGTTAGAATTACTCTTGATATGTCGGAAGATCTAGTAAAAGAAATAGATAGAATCAGAATGTCGATTGGCGTTGATCGTGCGGCATTAATAAAGATCTGGCTCCATGAAAGAGTCAAAGAGGAAAAGCATTCATCAGCACAATGA
- a CDS encoding Txe/YoeB family addiction module toxin, translated as MYRITILKKAQDDLDWLRKNDRSSYIKCFDLVRELISNPRGGTGKPERLKYFEKEVYSRRLNHKDRMIYTIYESLKEIDITSFRGHYN; from the coding sequence ATGTATAGAATAACAATCTTGAAGAAAGCTCAAGATGATTTGGATTGGCTCAGGAAAAATGATAGAAGCAGTTATATCAAATGCTTTGATTTGGTACGAGAATTGATTAGCAATCCAAGAGGCGGTACTGGTAAGCCGGAACGACTTAAATATTTTGAAAAGGAAGTATACAGCCGTCGTCTAAACCATAAAGACCGTATGATTTATACTATTTATGAATCACTTAAAGAAATAGATATTACTTCATTCCGTGGCCATTATAATTGA